One Rhodopirellula bahusiensis genomic region harbors:
- a CDS encoding solute:sodium symporter family transporter: MNTTTLISFLFFTGMVAFLTWWKTRGSDVDTDEGYFLAGRSLTGVFIAGSLLLTNLSTEQLVGLNADSFSDGLSVMCWEVVAGISLVVLALVFLPRYLKSGIATIPQFLEERYGRGVRALTAGIFIVAYMLILLPFVLFLGANGLNSMLSLNEKFGVTDYQMIWMLLVFIASLGGAYAIFGGLRAIAVSDTFNGAGLLVGGLMITYFSLQVVAGDDGGISGALQKIHEADPDAFHSLGAEDESTHWPTLFTGVLLLNFFYWTTNQQIIQRTFGAKNLAEGQKGVLLAAFFKILAPLILVLPGIAAAYLVVTAGDQEMIDSVGVNEDGEWKSSQAYGALVARVLPEWLLGFFAAVVIGSILSTFNSVLNSAATLFSLDVYKQYIRPDATTKQVRLSGQVCSFVVAIFAVIAAPLVFYGRDGVFSFFQGLNGVYFIPLASVILLGLFHKTADGRSAMVALLVGLVLMVIGTFFSGGDGGWLASVFGNGFHYMGAVFVLLVALQLIMVAMGIRRDSPYEQRDAKLVDLTPWKPAPYVGGVLVLLCLGVYAFFAI, encoded by the coding sequence ATGAACACCACCACGCTGATTTCCTTTCTCTTCTTCACCGGCATGGTGGCGTTTTTGACGTGGTGGAAAACGCGTGGCAGCGATGTGGACACGGATGAGGGCTATTTCTTAGCCGGGCGGTCGCTGACGGGAGTCTTCATCGCCGGTTCGCTTTTGTTGACGAATTTGTCGACGGAGCAATTGGTCGGGCTCAACGCGGACTCGTTCAGCGATGGGCTGTCGGTGATGTGTTGGGAGGTTGTTGCCGGGATATCGCTGGTTGTTTTGGCATTGGTCTTCCTTCCCCGTTACCTGAAATCCGGTATCGCCACGATTCCGCAGTTTTTAGAAGAACGTTACGGTCGCGGGGTTCGCGCCCTGACCGCGGGAATCTTTATCGTGGCATACATGCTGATCCTGTTGCCGTTCGTGCTGTTCCTGGGTGCCAACGGACTGAACAGCATGCTGTCGCTGAACGAAAAGTTCGGTGTCACCGACTACCAAATGATTTGGATGCTGCTCGTCTTCATCGCGTCGCTCGGTGGTGCCTACGCGATTTTTGGTGGTCTGCGTGCGATCGCGGTGTCCGACACGTTCAACGGCGCGGGTCTGCTGGTGGGCGGATTGATGATCACCTACTTCTCGCTGCAAGTCGTTGCCGGCGATGATGGAGGGATCAGCGGAGCTCTTCAGAAAATTCACGAAGCCGACCCTGATGCCTTTCACTCGCTCGGTGCAGAGGATGAATCGACTCACTGGCCGACGTTGTTCACCGGAGTGTTGTTGCTGAACTTTTTTTACTGGACCACGAACCAGCAAATCATTCAGCGGACGTTCGGTGCGAAGAATTTGGCCGAGGGTCAAAAGGGTGTTCTTTTAGCCGCTTTCTTCAAAATTCTGGCACCGCTGATCTTGGTCCTGCCAGGAATCGCCGCAGCCTACTTGGTCGTCACCGCTGGTGATCAGGAGATGATCGATTCGGTGGGCGTCAACGAAGATGGAGAATGGAAGTCGAGCCAAGCCTACGGTGCATTGGTTGCCCGAGTGTTGCCGGAATGGTTGCTGGGATTCTTCGCGGCGGTCGTGATCGGCTCGATACTTTCGACGTTCAACTCCGTCCTGAACTCGGCCGCGACGTTGTTCTCATTGGATGTCTACAAGCAATACATTCGACCGGACGCGACCACCAAACAGGTGCGTCTGTCGGGCCAGGTTTGCAGTTTCGTCGTGGCGATTTTCGCGGTCATCGCCGCGCCGCTCGTGTTCTACGGACGCGACGGTGTGTTCAGCTTTTTCCAAGGTTTGAATGGTGTTTACTTCATCCCGTTGGCATCGGTGATTCTGCTGGGACTGTTCCACAAGACCGCAGACGGGCGATCCGCGATGGTCGCGCTGCTCGTCGGGTTGGTGCTGATGGTGATTGGCACATTCTTCAGCGGAGGTGACGGAGGATGGTTGGCATCGGTCTTCGGCAATGGGTTCCACTACATGGGCGCTGTGTTCGTTCTTTTGGTCGCGTTGCAATTGATCATGGTCGCGATGGGGATCCGCCGAGATTCGCCCTACGAACAACGCGATGCCAAACTGGTTGACCTGACACCTTGGAAACCAGCACCTTATGTCGGTGGCGTTTTAGTCCTGTTGTGTTTAGGTGTTTACGCCTTCTTCGCCATCTGA
- a CDS encoding aldose epimerase family protein yields MNQSVAQWFAGLLMTGCLAIPVYAQDAMQVEDFDSIELYTLENKSGAKVQITNFGAIVTSIVVPDRDGEMGDVALGYDSVESYINAVDKPYFGAIVGRYGNRIANGEFSLDGENYSLATNNGPNHLHGGVIGFDKVVWDAEPTAVDGKPALKMSYLAKDGEEGYPGNLNVVVTYQWTDENKLIVRYEATTDKATPINLTQHTYFNLAGEGNGTILDHELMLNASKFTPVDSTLIPNGELRDVEGTPFDFRKAKSIGRDVGVENEQLKFGLGYDHNFVLNASDESGELTLAARVSEPTTGRMMEIHTSEPGIQFYCGNFLDGRLEGKSGKPYVHRGGFCLETQHYPDSPNQPSFPSSILKPGEKYDTTTVFHFSAK; encoded by the coding sequence ATGAACCAATCAGTTGCCCAATGGTTCGCGGGTTTGTTGATGACCGGATGCCTCGCCATTCCGGTCTATGCTCAAGACGCGATGCAGGTCGAAGACTTTGATTCGATCGAGCTTTACACTCTGGAAAACAAGTCCGGTGCGAAGGTTCAGATCACAAACTTTGGCGCAATCGTGACATCGATTGTGGTTCCAGATCGTGATGGAGAAATGGGCGATGTTGCGTTGGGTTACGACTCAGTTGAAAGCTACATCAATGCGGTCGACAAGCCTTACTTTGGTGCCATCGTTGGACGTTATGGCAACCGAATCGCCAACGGTGAATTCTCGTTGGATGGCGAGAACTATTCGTTGGCGACCAACAATGGTCCCAACCATTTGCATGGTGGTGTGATCGGGTTCGACAAAGTCGTTTGGGATGCCGAGCCGACCGCGGTGGATGGCAAACCAGCACTCAAGATGTCGTACTTGGCCAAAGACGGTGAAGAAGGCTATCCGGGCAACTTGAACGTTGTGGTCACCTACCAATGGACGGATGAGAACAAGTTGATCGTCCGATACGAAGCGACCACGGACAAAGCCACGCCGATCAACCTGACTCAGCACACCTACTTCAACTTGGCGGGTGAGGGCAACGGAACGATTCTTGATCACGAACTGATGTTGAACGCGTCGAAGTTCACTCCGGTTGATTCGACGTTGATTCCCAACGGTGAGTTACGTGATGTGGAAGGAACGCCGTTTGATTTTCGCAAAGCAAAGTCGATCGGACGCGACGTCGGTGTCGAGAATGAACAACTCAAGTTCGGTTTGGGATACGACCACAATTTCGTGTTGAATGCGTCCGATGAGTCGGGCGAGCTGACGTTGGCCGCTCGTGTGTCCGAGCCAACGACCGGCCGCATGATGGAGATTCACACTAGTGAGCCGGGAATCCAATTCTATTGCGGAAACTTCTTGGACGGTCGGCTGGAAGGGAAGTCTGGCAAGCCTTACGTGCATCGTGGGGGTTTCTGCTTGGAGACCCAGCACTATCCAGACAGTCCCAACCAACCTTCATTTCCATCGTCGATTTTGAAGCCGGGTGAGAAGTACGACACGACCACCGTGTTCCACTTTTCCGCGAAATAG
- a CDS encoding AMP-binding protein translates to MEPLTVDTYLIILIVLVALLAIAIAIAVWKPRFFVRCLFRPVLEVFYRKRVVGLENFPAEGGCLLVSNHMSWIDGILILWALPRNVRFVVDGGNFTSKIGDYLGRAFDTIFMMGGPKSIGRAIRDAREGLNNGDVVGIFPEGTITRTGQLQAFRPGMTKILKNTDAKIVPVHLEGMWGSIFSFSGGNYFWKWPDKLRRTITVYVGEPFPADAPISAVRNKVQALGSQAQIDHRREFPVLARQVLRVWRRRGKRLQAADTLGTEVGGRKLLINTLALRRCLRREVFAKDEQFVGILLPPSVGAVAVNVALAADRRVSANLNYTVSSEVMNHCIRDVGIKHVLTSDRFLEKIDVELDAEIVSLDKLKEKVSLADKVIAALQATIVPSWLLDRILGLNKVQSDDLLTVIFTSGSTGMPKGVLLSNSNVSHNVDAVNRAIRLNTEDVVIGVLPFFHSFGYAVTLWAAQTLGPAGVYHFNPLDSKQIGKLAEKYKATVLLGTPTFMRGYLRRITPEQFKNLDVAVVGAEKMPADLFDAFEKRFGVRPVEGYGTTEMSPLVSVNIPPSRSAAKFQPDRVEGSVGRPLPGISAKIVSPDDGTELDANEDGMLLVTGPNVMRGYANRDDLTKTAVVDGWYTTGDIAHIDSDGFLHITGRLSRFSKIAGEMVPHVRIEEELGKLLSEGDDDDQVRVCVTAVPCDRKGERIIVLHLPTSQTPDSLREGLKAAGLANLFIPSADSFYEVSEIPLLGTGKLDLKGARDRAGELTMASC, encoded by the coding sequence GTGGAGCCGCTGACGGTGGACACATATTTAATCATCCTGATTGTTCTAGTCGCTTTGCTGGCCATCGCGATCGCCATAGCCGTCTGGAAACCGCGTTTTTTTGTTCGCTGCTTGTTTCGTCCGGTGCTGGAAGTTTTCTATCGAAAACGAGTCGTGGGTTTGGAGAACTTTCCGGCCGAAGGCGGCTGCCTCTTGGTCAGCAACCACATGTCGTGGATCGACGGAATCTTGATTCTGTGGGCTCTTCCGCGAAACGTTCGATTTGTGGTCGATGGTGGAAACTTCACGTCCAAGATCGGTGACTATCTCGGTCGAGCCTTCGATACGATCTTCATGATGGGCGGCCCGAAATCGATCGGGCGAGCCATCCGCGACGCGCGAGAAGGACTGAACAACGGCGACGTGGTGGGGATTTTTCCCGAAGGAACGATCACCCGAACCGGGCAACTGCAAGCGTTCCGTCCAGGGATGACCAAGATCCTGAAGAACACCGATGCGAAGATCGTTCCGGTTCACTTGGAAGGAATGTGGGGCAGCATATTCAGCTTCTCCGGCGGCAACTATTTTTGGAAATGGCCAGACAAACTGCGTCGCACGATCACGGTTTATGTCGGTGAACCATTTCCCGCCGATGCTCCCATCTCGGCCGTTCGCAACAAAGTGCAAGCGTTGGGTTCCCAAGCCCAAATCGATCACCGCCGCGAATTTCCTGTGTTGGCACGACAAGTCCTGCGGGTCTGGCGACGCCGAGGCAAACGACTACAAGCCGCTGACACTTTGGGCACCGAAGTCGGTGGCCGAAAACTTTTGATCAACACTTTGGCACTTCGTCGTTGCCTTCGTCGAGAAGTCTTCGCGAAAGACGAACAGTTCGTTGGAATTTTGCTTCCACCCAGCGTGGGTGCAGTCGCGGTGAACGTGGCACTCGCTGCCGATCGTCGCGTCAGTGCGAACCTGAACTACACCGTCAGCAGCGAAGTGATGAATCACTGCATCCGCGACGTTGGCATCAAGCATGTGCTGACCAGCGACCGCTTCCTCGAAAAGATCGATGTGGAACTGGATGCAGAGATCGTCTCGTTGGACAAACTCAAAGAGAAGGTGAGCTTGGCCGACAAGGTCATCGCTGCATTGCAAGCGACCATCGTTCCAAGCTGGTTGCTCGATCGGATCCTGGGCCTCAACAAAGTCCAAAGCGATGATTTGCTGACGGTCATTTTCACAAGCGGATCCACTGGAATGCCCAAGGGCGTGCTGCTGTCCAACTCGAACGTCAGTCACAACGTCGATGCGGTCAATCGTGCGATCCGTCTCAACACCGAGGACGTCGTCATCGGTGTGCTGCCATTCTTTCACTCATTTGGCTACGCGGTCACTTTGTGGGCAGCACAAACACTGGGGCCCGCGGGTGTCTATCACTTCAATCCTTTGGATTCCAAGCAAATCGGCAAGCTCGCTGAGAAGTACAAAGCCACCGTGTTGCTCGGCACACCGACCTTCATGCGAGGTTACCTGCGACGCATCACTCCGGAGCAGTTCAAAAACCTCGACGTCGCTGTCGTTGGAGCCGAGAAGATGCCAGCCGACCTGTTCGACGCCTTCGAAAAACGTTTCGGCGTGCGTCCTGTCGAAGGATACGGCACGACGGAAATGAGCCCGTTGGTGAGCGTAAACATTCCGCCCTCGCGTTCGGCGGCAAAGTTTCAACCCGACCGAGTCGAAGGCAGCGTTGGACGTCCATTGCCTGGCATCTCAGCGAAAATCGTTTCGCCCGATGATGGAACCGAACTGGACGCGAACGAAGATGGAATGCTGCTGGTCACCGGCCCCAACGTGATGCGAGGCTACGCGAATCGAGACGACTTGACCAAAACTGCCGTCGTCGATGGATGGTACACAACCGGCGATATCGCCCACATCGACAGCGATGGCTTCTTGCACATCACCGGTCGCCTGAGCCGTTTTTCGAAAATCGCTGGCGAGATGGTGCCACACGTTCGAATCGAAGAAGAGCTCGGAAAACTTCTTTCGGAAGGCGATGACGACGATCAAGTTCGTGTTTGTGTCACCGCAGTTCCTTGCGATCGCAAGGGTGAACGAATCATCGTCTTGCACCTGCCAACATCCCAAACTCCGGACTCACTTCGAGAAGGATTGAAAGCGGCCGGGTTGGCCAACCTGTTCATCCCATCAGCCGATAGCTTCTACGAAGTCAGCGAGATCCCGTTGCTCGGAACGGGCAAACTGGACCTCAAAGGTGCCAGAGACCGAGCCGGCGAGCTGACGATGGCGAGCTGCTAA
- a CDS encoding YceH family protein, with protein MNEENAAENETSQPKPLSATARRCLGVLVEKAKTTPDGYPLSLAGLITGCNQKSNRSPQMQVDESDALLALDELRAAGAAREIQGSGRVTKYRHAAYEWLGVDSPGAAIVTELMLRGPQTAGELRTRASRMHKFPDLDSLKTELDSLTEKGLVESLTPPGRGQTFSHCLYTPQERLYLVDKINKQDASSATAAKSEPAETLAAKAANDDRIDKIQNRLDSVTAKLEALEKRLEFLES; from the coding sequence ATGAACGAAGAAAACGCCGCTGAAAACGAAACCAGCCAGCCGAAGCCATTGTCCGCCACCGCGAGACGATGTCTGGGCGTGTTGGTTGAAAAGGCCAAGACGACTCCCGACGGCTACCCGCTTTCGTTGGCAGGTTTGATCACGGGCTGCAATCAAAAATCAAATCGATCGCCGCAGATGCAGGTGGATGAGTCCGATGCATTGCTGGCACTCGACGAACTTCGTGCGGCCGGTGCTGCCCGTGAAATTCAAGGCAGCGGGAGAGTGACGAAGTATCGACACGCCGCCTACGAATGGTTGGGAGTCGACAGTCCCGGGGCGGCAATCGTGACGGAGCTGATGCTGCGTGGGCCTCAGACGGCCGGCGAACTTCGCACGCGAGCGTCTCGCATGCACAAGTTTCCTGATCTGGATTCGCTCAAAACCGAACTGGATTCGCTGACCGAAAAGGGACTGGTCGAATCATTGACGCCGCCCGGTCGCGGGCAAACGTTTTCGCATTGCTTGTACACGCCGCAAGAACGCTTGTACCTGGTCGACAAAATCAACAAGCAAGATGCTTCGAGTGCGACGGCGGCGAAATCGGAGCCCGCCGAAACGCTTGCGGCAAAAGCGGCCAATGACGACCGCATCGACAAGATTCAAAATCGGCTCGACAGCGTGACCGCGAAACTCGAGGCTCTCGAAAAACGGTTGGAGTTCCTCGAGTCGTGA
- the hpt gene encoding hypoxanthine phosphoribosyltransferase, which yields MRTLIDESQLDDGVSKLAKEIDSNYGGRPITVVAVMTGSLVLFADLIRRLSMPQRVGVIHASSYRGGTQAGKLEIDSKMLIDVQNRDVLLVDDIYDTGATLTKLSAAIAEMGASSVSTAVLLKKLRPKQIGPKPDFVAFEIPDEFVVGYGLDYLDMYRNLPFIGVLEPDEIEATARQ from the coding sequence ATGCGAACGCTGATTGACGAATCCCAGCTCGATGACGGCGTTTCCAAGTTGGCCAAGGAAATCGATTCCAACTATGGCGGCCGTCCCATCACGGTAGTTGCTGTGATGACCGGATCATTGGTGTTGTTCGCGGATTTGATTCGCCGGTTGTCGATGCCACAGCGGGTCGGCGTGATTCACGCGTCGAGTTATCGCGGTGGAACTCAAGCGGGCAAATTGGAGATCGATTCCAAAATGCTGATCGATGTGCAGAATCGCGATGTGTTGTTGGTGGACGATATCTATGACACGGGAGCCACCCTGACCAAACTCAGCGCAGCAATCGCCGAGATGGGAGCCTCGAGTGTTTCGACGGCGGTGCTGCTGAAGAAGTTGCGGCCAAAGCAGATCGGTCCGAAGCCTGATTTCGTCGCGTTCGAAATCCCGGATGAGTTCGTGGTTGGCTACGGTCTGGACTACCTCGACATGTATCGCAATTTGCCATTCATCGGTGTGTTGGAACCCGACGAGATTGAAGCGACGGCACGCCAGTGA
- a CDS encoding glycosyltransferase translates to MSVARVMFVARHFWPHCAGRHEAAAATFDLTQRLANWGMQVEVVTPRHGNTWPTEIMLGDVKVHRVASAPRGDWSTQRYVRHLSHWLVERMPRLDAIVCDQLREESRAISIAMESAAAEAPRDDSPVGVAMCGGWGDDSDTEWCQTARSGRRALQSCSRLDAVITEHAKTDRFLVSHGVPAEKLRRRPIGFHRPIAVTQEERDAARRSLRGINLDLTTDLDSRVLLWCGPMSGPASSKSGVGALVQSARFLAARDQDLRIWILGDGKIRDWVHSELKAEGVRSVVAIPGSFSDMTEIWRSVDAVVQNEDAQLRSTFPAALAAGIPIIVADRPAARDYLQTHLDPSILDSLAWYDPAKPSTLRKAFRSVWGDLEMAKDHAFELAKDLSRRHPLEQELTFWQSILRPNPNQNMPSPKAS, encoded by the coding sequence GTGAGTGTGGCTCGGGTGATGTTCGTCGCTCGGCATTTTTGGCCACACTGCGCGGGGCGACACGAAGCGGCCGCGGCAACATTTGATTTGACCCAGCGATTGGCGAACTGGGGCATGCAGGTGGAAGTCGTGACGCCACGTCATGGCAACACATGGCCGACCGAAATCATGTTGGGCGATGTGAAGGTTCACCGTGTGGCCTCGGCCCCGCGAGGTGATTGGTCGACGCAGCGCTACGTTCGGCATCTGAGCCACTGGTTGGTCGAACGGATGCCGCGATTGGACGCGATCGTTTGCGATCAACTGCGAGAGGAGTCGCGAGCGATTTCCATCGCGATGGAGTCAGCGGCTGCGGAAGCACCGCGAGATGATTCGCCGGTGGGTGTTGCTATGTGTGGTGGTTGGGGCGATGACTCCGACACGGAGTGGTGCCAGACCGCGCGAAGTGGACGACGTGCACTTCAATCCTGCAGTCGTTTAGATGCTGTGATCACGGAACACGCCAAGACAGATCGGTTCTTGGTTTCTCATGGAGTCCCTGCGGAAAAGCTTCGGCGACGACCCATTGGATTTCATCGACCAATCGCGGTGACGCAAGAAGAACGCGATGCAGCACGCCGAAGTTTGCGCGGCATCAACCTTGATCTGACCACCGATCTCGATTCGCGAGTCCTTTTGTGGTGCGGTCCAATGTCCGGGCCGGCGTCGTCCAAAAGTGGCGTGGGAGCATTGGTCCAAAGTGCTAGGTTCCTGGCCGCACGCGATCAGGATTTGAGGATCTGGATCCTCGGTGATGGGAAAATCCGCGATTGGGTTCATTCCGAATTGAAGGCGGAAGGCGTTCGCAGCGTCGTCGCGATTCCTGGGTCGTTCTCCGACATGACCGAGATTTGGCGTTCCGTTGACGCGGTCGTCCAGAACGAAGACGCTCAATTGCGGTCCACATTCCCGGCCGCACTGGCCGCTGGAATTCCGATCATTGTCGCGGATCGGCCAGCAGCGCGAGACTATTTGCAAACGCATTTGGATCCATCCATTCTGGATTCCTTGGCTTGGTACGATCCGGCCAAGCCGAGTACGCTTCGCAAGGCATTTCGTTCCGTTTGGGGTGATTTGGAAATGGCCAAAGACCACGCCTTCGAGCTTGCAAAGGATCTTTCGCGGCGTCATCCCTTGGAACAGGAACTGACTTTCTGGCAATCGATTCTGCGTCCCAATCCCAACCAAAACATGCCCAGCCCGAAAGCCTCATGA
- a CDS encoding glycosyltransferase family 4 protein, giving the protein MKTALVIPTMDRGGAEKQVVLLAKGLHAAGHDVRVFLLTRDGPRSEELRESSIPVVLIGKRFKVDPTALFRLKKRLVEFAPDVVHTWLFAANSFGRVAAKWAGVPVIIASERCVDPWKTSWHFRIDRRLQNVSHAITTNSSGVQDFYVANGLDPAQFVVIPNGVESVETNRNVAIDREEALRRLDVLPDRRLMVAVGRLWPQKRIRDLIWAGELLATAHGATTLVLIGDGPQREELVRHRDAVSAPLHVRFAGQRDDIAELLPHADQFWIASEYEGQSNAVIEAMLAGVPVIASDIPGNRDLVIEDETGWLFPVGDEAALVRRSLAALKNPAECDRVANLARQRIITEFSLDAMIKRHIELYERLLAEQRSSR; this is encoded by the coding sequence ATGAAGACTGCTTTGGTCATTCCCACCATGGACCGCGGTGGCGCCGAGAAACAGGTGGTCCTGCTCGCGAAAGGGCTGCACGCGGCTGGGCACGATGTTCGTGTTTTCTTGTTGACGCGAGACGGGCCGCGAAGCGAGGAGTTGCGGGAGTCGAGCATTCCGGTCGTTTTGATCGGCAAGCGTTTCAAGGTCGATCCGACAGCGCTCTTCCGGTTGAAGAAGCGGCTTGTCGAGTTCGCTCCAGACGTTGTTCACACGTGGCTCTTTGCGGCAAACAGTTTTGGCCGCGTGGCTGCCAAGTGGGCCGGTGTTCCGGTCATCATTGCCAGCGAGCGATGCGTCGACCCTTGGAAGACAAGCTGGCATTTCCGAATCGATCGCCGACTGCAGAATGTCTCGCATGCGATTACGACGAACAGTTCCGGCGTCCAAGATTTCTATGTTGCCAATGGATTGGATCCGGCGCAGTTCGTGGTCATTCCCAACGGCGTCGAGTCAGTCGAAACGAACCGAAATGTCGCGATCGATCGTGAGGAGGCCTTGCGTCGTCTCGATGTGCTGCCGGATCGTCGCTTGATGGTGGCCGTTGGAAGGTTGTGGCCCCAAAAAAGAATTCGCGATTTGATCTGGGCGGGTGAACTTCTCGCAACGGCTCATGGCGCCACGACGTTGGTGCTCATCGGTGATGGACCACAGCGAGAAGAGTTGGTTCGACACCGTGACGCTGTTTCAGCTCCGTTGCATGTGCGGTTTGCCGGGCAACGGGACGACATCGCGGAATTGCTGCCTCACGCGGACCAATTCTGGATCGCGAGTGAGTACGAAGGCCAAAGCAATGCGGTGATCGAAGCGATGTTGGCTGGCGTGCCCGTGATCGCTTCTGACATTCCTGGCAACCGAGACTTGGTCATTGAAGACGAAACCGGATGGTTGTTCCCGGTTGGTGACGAAGCGGCATTGGTTCGTCGGAGTCTGGCCGCACTGAAAAACCCAGCCGAATGCGATCGAGTTGCAAACCTCGCTCGGCAACGAATCATCACCGAATTCTCGCTCGATGCCATGATCAAGCGTCACATCGAACTCTATGAACGACTTCTCGCCGAGCAGCGATCGAGTCGCTGA
- a CDS encoding alpha/beta fold hydrolase: MPSFTLKFPSPRKSRLKASGLSATSAVLAGWALLFPSIVTAQTRGPVENAAKQERFHITARASEIDPRVKAYPEINFLIEDAKGKPADQQQAMFNPNVNSRGQLVIWLMGHNSQLFEKLGDYGLHAIRVHYANKWFSICCQETPVPPTCRGNMRLEAATGEDYTDEVDLAKPDGMSERAFQFVRWLAEKNSPGNWGQFFNEDRTDLNWDKVIVAGSSHGSTTASRFAKHQRVARVVALCGPRDQHQNWQALPSATPPNRYFAFSHVLDGGWVDDHYCRSWEMLGLNAFGPIVNVDEQAPPYGHTRRLITDFDVNGDARRAHSSVQPGRSAAKDPKTGEYKHEAVWRYLFTHPVDQVGTPVDRDPDCTHDQKQ; encoded by the coding sequence ATGCCGAGTTTCACACTCAAATTTCCTTCGCCGCGAAAATCTCGCTTGAAAGCCTCTGGTCTGTCAGCCACGTCCGCCGTACTCGCCGGATGGGCCCTTCTCTTCCCTTCCATCGTCACAGCCCAAACCCGTGGGCCAGTTGAAAACGCCGCCAAACAAGAACGTTTTCATATCACAGCACGTGCTTCTGAGATCGATCCGCGGGTGAAGGCGTACCCCGAAATCAACTTTTTGATCGAGGATGCGAAGGGAAAACCCGCAGATCAACAACAAGCGATGTTCAATCCGAACGTCAATTCGCGAGGCCAATTGGTGATCTGGTTGATGGGTCACAATTCACAGTTGTTCGAGAAATTGGGCGACTATGGCCTGCACGCGATCCGAGTCCACTACGCCAACAAGTGGTTCAGTATTTGTTGCCAGGAAACTCCCGTTCCGCCGACCTGTCGCGGGAACATGCGATTGGAAGCCGCCACGGGCGAGGACTACACCGACGAAGTTGACCTGGCTAAACCGGACGGGATGTCGGAACGAGCGTTTCAGTTTGTCCGTTGGCTGGCCGAGAAAAACTCCCCCGGGAACTGGGGCCAATTCTTCAACGAAGACCGAACCGACCTGAACTGGGACAAAGTCATCGTGGCCGGCAGCTCTCACGGGTCGACCACCGCTTCGCGATTCGCCAAGCACCAACGGGTCGCTCGCGTCGTCGCCCTATGTGGACCGCGAGATCAGCATCAAAACTGGCAAGCCCTTCCGTCCGCAACGCCGCCGAACCGCTACTTCGCGTTCTCGCACGTGTTGGACGGTGGTTGGGTCGATGACCACTATTGCCGCAGCTGGGAAATGCTCGGACTCAACGCTTTCGGTCCGATTGTCAACGTCGACGAACAAGCTCCTCCTTACGGACACACTCGTCGTTTGATCACGGACTTCGATGTCAACGGAGACGCCAGACGAGCCCACAGCAGCGTGCAACCGGGACGCTCGGCCGCCAAGGATCCCAAAACCGGCGAGTACAAACACGAAGCGGTCTGGCGATACCTCTTCACTCATCCCGTCGACCAAGTCGGAACGCCGGTCGATCGTGATCCCGACTGCACTCACGATCAAAAACAGTGA